A single window of Gossypium hirsutum isolate 1008001.06 chromosome A10, Gossypium_hirsutum_v2.1, whole genome shotgun sequence DNA harbors:
- the LOC107931833 gene encoding mucin-1 isoform X2, with product MNRSFRAQQETAMQTAALKQRQQLRASMMKHKEEELALFLEMRKREKEQSSFLNHCSEDFDAPLGSIPGTSPIFSLSASATAPARKMGGAADDFLNSECDKNDYEWLLTPPGTPLFPSLESQKTVMSQIGAPKASPTVLKSKAESAARSNLSPKQPALSPGLNSTGIRRPSSSGGPGSRPATPTGRPTLTGASKPTRSSTPTSRATLTSTRSSRSAAKPVTSTAKPAISATKSATKPVVHTTKPTVSAAKSASSATKPTVSARSATPTRSTARSSTPPARPSIPSSKPVSRAATPTRRPSSAANVSAPPIKSSPSVTKPTPSASRNSVPSRGGASPVVKSRPWKPSEMPGFSHDAPPNLRTTLPDRPLSATRGRPGAPSSRSSSVEPAPAGRPRRQSCSPSRGRLPNGSMLHVSGSSVPAISRGYSKVSDNVSPVVIGNKMVERVINMRKLVPPKQDDKHSPHGNLSVKSSSPDSSGFGRTLSKKSLDMAIRHMDIRRRIPGNLRPLMTNIPASSMYSVRSGPTRSRNISVSNSPLATSSNASSELSVNNNGICLDGSEIEDDIGSEIGGRSPASMHAR from the exons ATGAATCGGAGCTTTAGGGCTCAACAAGAAACGGCAATGCAAACGGCGGCGTTGAAACAACGGCAACAGTTACGAGCTTCGATGATGAAACATAAAGAGGAAGAGCTCGCATTGTTTCTCGAGATGCGGAAACGTGAGAAGGAACAAAGTAGTTTTCTTAATCACTGCTCAGAAGACTTCGATGCTCCTTTAg GATCTATACCTGGAACTTCTCCGATATTTAGTCTCTCGGCATCGGCAACTGCTCCGGCGAGAAAGATGGGAGGTGCTGCTGACGATTTTCTTAATTCTGAATGTGATAAAAATGATTATgaatg GCTTTTAACACCTCCTGGTACTCCACTTTTTCCTTCCTTGGAATCACAAAAGACTGTAATGAGTCAGATTGGCGCTCCTAAGGCTAGCCCGACTGTGCTGAAATCTAAG GCTGAGTCTGCTGCCAGGAGCAACTTATCACCAAAGCAACCTGCTTTGTCCCCTGGGTTGAATTCTACAGGGATTCGCAGGCCTTCATCATCAGGGGGTCCAGGTTCAAGACCTGCAACACCCACTGGGCGCCCTACATTGACTGGAGCTTCTAAACCTACAAGATCATCAACGCCTACATCTCGGGCCACATTGACCTCAACAAGATCCTCCCGTTCTGCAGCTAAGCCTGTAACATCTACAGCAAAGCCTGCAATATCGGCAACTAAGTCTGCAACAAAACCTGTAGTGCACACAACTAAGCCCACAGTTTCTGCCGCCAAGAGTGCATCTTCTGCTACTAAACCCACAGTTTCTGCAAGATCTGCCACACCGACAAGGTCCACAGCAAGGTCTTCAACACCACCTGCAAGACCTTCTATACCTTCATCCAAACCTGTATCAAGAGCAGCCACGCCAACTCGTCGTCCATCAAGTGCTGCTAATGTATCCGCTCCTCCAATCAAATCATCTCCGTCGGTTACAAAGCCAACTCCTTCAGCGTCCAGAAATTCTGTACCATCACGTGGTGGTGCCTCTCCGGTGGTAAAGTCTAGGCCATGGAAGCCTTCTGAGATGCCTGGTTTCTCACATGACGCTCCACCAAATTTAAGAACAACACTACCTGATAGACCACTTTCAGCGACAAGAGGCAGGCCTGGAGCACCAAGTTCTCGATCTTCTTCTGTTGAACCAGCTCCTGCTGGTAGACCAAGACGACAATCATGCTCTCCTTCAAGAGGACGTCTCCCTAATGGTTCTATGCTGCATGTTAGTGGGAGCTCCGTTCCTGCAATAAGTCGTGGATATTCGAAAGTCAGTGACAACGTGAGCCCTGTTGTAATTGGAAATAAAATGGTTGAGAGGGTAATAAACATGCGGAAACTGGTACCTCCCAAGCAAGATGATAAACATTCTCCTCACGGTAACTTGTCTGTGAAGTCTTCATCACCAGACAGTTCAGGCTTTGGAAGAACACTTTCAAAGAAGTCACTCGATATGGCTATAAGGCATATG GATATAAGGCGACGCATTCCTGGTAATTTACGGCCATTAATGACAAATATTCCAGCATCATCTATGTACAGTGTGAGATCGGGTCCCACACGAAGCAGAAATATTAGTGTCTCCAATTCCCCTCTTGCTACAAGCAGTAACGCTAGTTCTGAGCTTAGTGTCAACAACAATGGCATTTGTTTAGATGGTAGTGAAATAGAAGATGATATTGGCAGCGAGATAGGTGGTCGATCCCCTGCCAGCATGCATGCCCGATGA
- the LOC107931745 gene encoding chlorophyll a-b binding protein CP29.3, chloroplastic — protein MIYIVQTLHTCRLNILQSNSTTITAYSSAMATTTAATVSHFFGTRIQTSNPSSGRIQARFGFGTKKAPPAPKKAAPKRPSDRLVWFPGANPPEWLDGTMIGDRGFDPFGFAKPAEYLQYDLDSLDQNLAKNVAGEIIGVISETAELKPTPFQPYTEVFGIQRFRECELIHGRWAMLGTLGAIAVEAVTGVAWQDAGKVELVEGASYLGQPLPFSLTTLIWIEVLVIGYIEFQRNAELDPEKRLYPGGYFDPLGLASDPEKIDNLKLAEIKHSRLAMIAFLIFGIQAAYTGKGPISFIASFNS, from the exons ATGATATATATCGTACAAACTTTGCATACATGTAGACTCAATATCCTCCAAAGCAATTCAACCACCATCACTGCCTACTCCTCAGCCATGGCAACCACCACAGCTGCCACCGTGTCACATTTTTTCGGTACCCGTATCCAAACCTCTAACCCAAGCTCCGGTAGAATCCAAGCTAGGTTCGGCTTTGGAACCAAGAAAGCACCACCCGCACCAAAAAAGGCCGCCCCTAAACGGCCATCCGATCGCCTTGTTTGGTTCCCGGGCGCAAACCCACCGGAATGGCTTGACGGTACAATGATCGGAGACCGTGGGTTCGATCCTTTCGGGTTTGCTAAACCGGCTGAATACTTACAGTACGATTTGGACTCGTTGGACCAAAACTTAGCCAAGAATGTGGCTGGTGAAATTATAGGGGTGATTAGCGAGACGGCGGAGCTGAAACCGACGCCGTTTCAGCCGTACACGGAGGTTTTTGGGATTCAAAGGTTTAGAGAGTGTGAGTTGATTCATGGGAGATGGGCAATGTTGGGTACGCTTGGTGCTATCGCCGTTGAGGCAGTCACCGGCGTTGCATGGCAAGACGCAGGGAAG GTAGAGTTAGTGGAAGGAGCATCATACTTAGGGCAACCACTTCCATTCTCATTGACCACATTAATATGGATTGAGGTATTGGTGATTGGTTACATTGAGTTCCAACGGAATGCTGAGCTTGACCCTGAGAAAAGGCTATACCCTGGTGGCTATTTTGACCCACTTGGCTTAGCTTCTGACCCTGAAAAAATTGATAACCTCAAGTTGGCTGAAATCAAGCATTCTAGGCTTGCCATGATTGCTTTCCTCATCTTTGGCATTCAGGCTGCTTACACTGGCAAGGGTCCTATTAGCTTCATTGCTAGCTTTAACAGTTGA
- the LOC107931833 gene encoding nascent polypeptide-associated complex subunit alpha, muscle-specific form isoform X1 has protein sequence MNRSFRAQQETAMQTAALKQRQQLRASMMKHKEEELALFLEMRKREKEQSSFLNHCSEDFDAPLGSIPGTSPIFSLSASATAPARKMGGAADDFLNSECDKNDYEWLLTPPGTPLFPSLESQKTVMSQIGAPKASPTVLKSKLANPQAESAARSNLSPKQPALSPGLNSTGIRRPSSSGGPGSRPATPTGRPTLTGASKPTRSSTPTSRATLTSTRSSRSAAKPVTSTAKPAISATKSATKPVVHTTKPTVSAAKSASSATKPTVSARSATPTRSTARSSTPPARPSIPSSKPVSRAATPTRRPSSAANVSAPPIKSSPSVTKPTPSASRNSVPSRGGASPVVKSRPWKPSEMPGFSHDAPPNLRTTLPDRPLSATRGRPGAPSSRSSSVEPAPAGRPRRQSCSPSRGRLPNGSMLHVSGSSVPAISRGYSKVSDNVSPVVIGNKMVERVINMRKLVPPKQDDKHSPHGNLSVKSSSPDSSGFGRTLSKKSLDMAIRHMDIRRRIPGNLRPLMTNIPASSMYSVRSGPTRSRNISVSNSPLATSSNASSELSVNNNGICLDGSEIEDDIGSEIGGRSPASMHAR, from the exons ATGAATCGGAGCTTTAGGGCTCAACAAGAAACGGCAATGCAAACGGCGGCGTTGAAACAACGGCAACAGTTACGAGCTTCGATGATGAAACATAAAGAGGAAGAGCTCGCATTGTTTCTCGAGATGCGGAAACGTGAGAAGGAACAAAGTAGTTTTCTTAATCACTGCTCAGAAGACTTCGATGCTCCTTTAg GATCTATACCTGGAACTTCTCCGATATTTAGTCTCTCGGCATCGGCAACTGCTCCGGCGAGAAAGATGGGAGGTGCTGCTGACGATTTTCTTAATTCTGAATGTGATAAAAATGATTATgaatg GCTTTTAACACCTCCTGGTACTCCACTTTTTCCTTCCTTGGAATCACAAAAGACTGTAATGAGTCAGATTGGCGCTCCTAAGGCTAGCCCGACTGTGCTGAAATCTAAG CTAGCAAATCCACAGGCTGAGTCTGCTGCCAGGAGCAACTTATCACCAAAGCAACCTGCTTTGTCCCCTGGGTTGAATTCTACAGGGATTCGCAGGCCTTCATCATCAGGGGGTCCAGGTTCAAGACCTGCAACACCCACTGGGCGCCCTACATTGACTGGAGCTTCTAAACCTACAAGATCATCAACGCCTACATCTCGGGCCACATTGACCTCAACAAGATCCTCCCGTTCTGCAGCTAAGCCTGTAACATCTACAGCAAAGCCTGCAATATCGGCAACTAAGTCTGCAACAAAACCTGTAGTGCACACAACTAAGCCCACAGTTTCTGCCGCCAAGAGTGCATCTTCTGCTACTAAACCCACAGTTTCTGCAAGATCTGCCACACCGACAAGGTCCACAGCAAGGTCTTCAACACCACCTGCAAGACCTTCTATACCTTCATCCAAACCTGTATCAAGAGCAGCCACGCCAACTCGTCGTCCATCAAGTGCTGCTAATGTATCCGCTCCTCCAATCAAATCATCTCCGTCGGTTACAAAGCCAACTCCTTCAGCGTCCAGAAATTCTGTACCATCACGTGGTGGTGCCTCTCCGGTGGTAAAGTCTAGGCCATGGAAGCCTTCTGAGATGCCTGGTTTCTCACATGACGCTCCACCAAATTTAAGAACAACACTACCTGATAGACCACTTTCAGCGACAAGAGGCAGGCCTGGAGCACCAAGTTCTCGATCTTCTTCTGTTGAACCAGCTCCTGCTGGTAGACCAAGACGACAATCATGCTCTCCTTCAAGAGGACGTCTCCCTAATGGTTCTATGCTGCATGTTAGTGGGAGCTCCGTTCCTGCAATAAGTCGTGGATATTCGAAAGTCAGTGACAACGTGAGCCCTGTTGTAATTGGAAATAAAATGGTTGAGAGGGTAATAAACATGCGGAAACTGGTACCTCCCAAGCAAGATGATAAACATTCTCCTCACGGTAACTTGTCTGTGAAGTCTTCATCACCAGACAGTTCAGGCTTTGGAAGAACACTTTCAAAGAAGTCACTCGATATGGCTATAAGGCATATG GATATAAGGCGACGCATTCCTGGTAATTTACGGCCATTAATGACAAATATTCCAGCATCATCTATGTACAGTGTGAGATCGGGTCCCACACGAAGCAGAAATATTAGTGTCTCCAATTCCCCTCTTGCTACAAGCAGTAACGCTAGTTCTGAGCTTAGTGTCAACAACAATGGCATTTGTTTAGATGGTAGTGAAATAGAAGATGATATTGGCAGCGAGATAGGTGGTCGATCCCCTGCCAGCATGCATGCCCGATGA
- the LOC107931832 gene encoding arginyl-tRNA--protein transferase 2: protein MKNEASSSNSKEESLVVDCGRRRSSCGYCKSAGRTSISHGLWAHSITVNDYQDLLDRGWRRSGCFLYKPEMERTCCPSYTIRLKASDFVPSKEQRRVYRRMQRFLDGTLEVGKPMELADDPNASKHTGSSVNDLVSSSSGNESLSCGTKRENKAEEFMNHLSNQIDKVVHAYTESGEFPSGIQLPKAAVKMVSQAKRKLSVQGSEDLLYSSNIAFQIAATLRRTRSAERDVQQLRTSKHSAEEVDLCPKSIAEKLAASLNQLANIPELSIRACNGHINFYSTAKCGSSGKDDQVVSLPEESGSRNQSSYTKKSSEHCQGQKRKLEIRMKRSTFDPEEYALYKRYQIKVHNDTPDRVTESSYRRFLVDTPLFFVSPSTDGMVPPCGFGSFHQQYIIDGKLVAVGVVDVLPRCLSSKYLFWDPDYAFLSLGKYSALQEIGWVKENQAHCSSLQYYYMGYYIHSCRKMIYKAAYYPSELLCPLRYQWVACHIARPLLDKRKYAVLSDFASVQDGESSQSCIPESAMELQHDENGLEDSNDVLLGEDEQMIEIESESSDEELEPETSVLGSAAIDGGDVTNVLVGLRGSRLRYKDLQRAFGPSERSYLETQLHSYQRVVGVELSERMVYSLG from the exons ATGAAAAACGAAGCAAGCAGTAGCAATAGCAAAGAAGAAAGCTTGGTCGTCGATTGCGGCCGCCGTCGAAGCTCTTGCGGTTATTGTAAATCCGCCGGTCGAACCAGTATCTCTCACG GTTTATGGGCGCATAGTATTACAGTTAATGATTATCAag ATCTTCTTGACCGTGGTTGGAGGAGATCTGGCTGTTTCCTCTATAAACCTGAGATGGAAAGGACATGCTGTCCATCTTATACTATTCGTTTGAAGGCAAGTGATTTTGTTCCTTCTAAGGAGCAACGTCGAGTTTATAGACGAATGCAGAG GTTTTTGGATGGCACACTTGAGGTGGGGAAACCAATGGAACTTGCGGATGATCCAAATGCTTCTAAGCATACAGGCAGCTCTGTCAATGATTTAGTCTCAAGCTCATCAGGGAATGAATCTTTATCTTGTGGcactaaaagggaaaataaggcAGAAGAGTTTATGAACCATTTGTCTAACCAAATAGACAAAGTGGTACATGCATATACTGAAAGTGGTGAATTTCCTTCTGGAATTCAATTGCCAAAAGCTGCAGTGAAAATGGTTTCACAGGCCAAAAGAAAGTTATCAGTTCAAGGGTCGGAAGATCTTCTATACTCCAGCAACATTGCCTTCCAGATAGCAGCCACTTTGAGGCGGACACGATCAGCTGAGAGGGATGTCCAACAATTAAGAACATCAAAGCATAGTGCAGAAGAAGTTGATCTGTGCCCCAAATCTATTGCTGAAAAATTGGCAGCCTCTTTAAATCAACTAGCAAATATTCCTGAGTTGTCTATTAGGGCATGCAAtggccatattaatttttattctaCTGCAAAATGTGGATCTTCAGGTAAAGATGATCAAGTTGTTTCTTTGCCTGAAGAATCTGGGAGTAGAAATCAAAGCTCTTATACAAAGAAGAGCTCTGAACACTGTCAAGGGCAAAAGAGGAAGCTTGAGATTCGTATGAAAAGGTCCACTTTTGATCCGGAAGAGTATGCATTGTATAAGCGTTATCAAATTAAAGTGCACAATGATACACCAGATCGTGTCACAGAAAGCTCATACAGGAGGTTTCTTGTTGACACTCCCTTATTTTTTGTTTCTCCATCCACTGATGGCATGGTTCCTCCATGTGGCTTCGGCTCATTTCATCAGCAATACATCATTGATGGCAAGCTAGTTGCTGTTGGTGTGGTGGATGTCCTTCCCAGATGCTTGTCAAGTAAGTATTTATTTTGGGATCCTGATTATGCATTTTTATCATTGGGTAAATATTCAGCTTTGCAAGAGATTGGTTGGGTGAAAGAGAACCAAGCCCATTGTTCCAGTCTTCAGTATTATTATATGGGCTATTATATACATTCCTGCCGCAAGATGATATATAAAGCAGCATATTACCCGTCTGAGCTTCTTTGCCCTCTTCGTTACCA GTGGGTTGCATGTCACATAGCGAGGCCGTTGCTTGATAAAAGGAAATATGCGGTCTTATCTGATTTTGCCAGTGTACAAGATGGGGAGTCCTCCCAATCCTGTATTCCTGAAAGTGCCATGGAATTGCAGCATGATGAGAATGGACTAGAAGACTCAAATGATGTTCTTCTGGGTGAAGATGAACAGATGATTGAGATTGAATCTGAGAGCTCCGATGAAGAATTGGAGCCGGAAACTAGTGTCCTGGGATCTGCTGCAATAGATGGTGGTGATGTGACTAATGTTTTAGTTGGACTTAGAGGTTCTCGACTAAGATACAAG GATCTACAACGAGCATTTGGTCCCTCCGAAAGGAGTTATTTGGAAACACAATTGCACAGTTACCAGAGAGTGGTGGGTGTAGAGCTGTCCGAGCGAATGGTTTATTCACTTGGCTAG